A genomic region of Oceaniferula marina contains the following coding sequences:
- a CDS encoding sialidase family protein yields MKITTLALTSLISLTALQLSAKTLYVVKDGKFTEHAHRQGNSWKESGQVAIGKNTGQRLAFRHKVQGNEFSVSTKLSLTKLNHTSAGIYMGTEFFGFDGQRGLFTEGGSFGGVSFYKGPELTAGEPFTFVASGKDGKISFSINGQHIVTKPYDQSFVRGIALRPHRGEMNIHEFKVSGTISELEKLNHLFACGTEGYKSYRIPALVTTTKGSLLAFCEGRKHGSGDHGDIDIVMKRSTDGGKTWSPLQVVHDNHNHVAGNPAPIIDQQSGRIHLLSCTSAHHEYAIYQGKGRRGIFIQHSDDDGQTWSSPRDIASNIYPENWRWYATGPCSGIQIREGKHAGRLVCPANHTYVEEGSDKNHFRAHCIFSDDHGKTWQLGGSSAFGGNESSIAEAGNDLLYQSIRMQSHRKGVRGTRYSRDGGETWTELKHDQNLPCPMCQGAVIRDYSQSKRLIHSNPGTRNGRNGMTIRISDDGGQSWPLAKTILNTSSAYSDISLTKDGDIAILFEGGHYAYSQEGIIFNIYPQKEIKEKPAGQK; encoded by the coding sequence ATGAAAATCACCACACTAGCCCTAACCTCACTCATCAGTCTGACCGCGCTTCAGCTCTCAGCAAAAACGCTCTACGTCGTCAAAGACGGAAAATTCACCGAACACGCACACCGACAAGGCAACTCATGGAAAGAGAGCGGTCAAGTGGCCATTGGTAAAAACACCGGACAGAGACTCGCGTTCAGACACAAGGTGCAAGGCAACGAATTTTCCGTGAGCACCAAACTTTCCCTAACCAAACTCAACCACACCTCCGCGGGCATCTACATGGGAACCGAATTTTTTGGATTCGATGGCCAACGTGGGCTCTTTACGGAAGGTGGCAGTTTTGGTGGTGTAAGCTTCTATAAAGGTCCTGAACTCACCGCAGGAGAACCCTTTACTTTCGTAGCCTCGGGAAAAGACGGCAAGATCAGCTTCAGCATCAATGGACAGCATATCGTCACCAAACCCTACGATCAGTCATTTGTCCGTGGCATTGCCCTCAGGCCACATCGAGGGGAAATGAACATTCACGAATTCAAGGTCAGCGGAACTATCAGCGAGCTGGAAAAACTCAATCACCTCTTCGCCTGTGGAACCGAAGGTTACAAATCTTACCGTATCCCCGCACTCGTCACCACAACCAAAGGCAGCCTACTCGCCTTCTGCGAAGGAAGAAAACATGGTTCAGGCGACCATGGGGACATCGATATCGTCATGAAACGGTCTACCGATGGAGGCAAAACTTGGTCCCCACTCCAAGTTGTCCACGACAACCACAACCACGTCGCCGGCAACCCGGCCCCTATCATCGACCAGCAATCCGGTCGTATCCATCTACTCTCCTGCACCTCGGCCCACCACGAGTATGCCATCTACCAAGGCAAGGGACGCCGCGGTATTTTCATCCAACATTCAGACGACGATGGACAAACCTGGAGCTCGCCTCGCGACATCGCCTCCAACATCTACCCCGAAAACTGGCGCTGGTATGCCACCGGACCTTGTTCCGGCATCCAAATCCGGGAAGGCAAACACGCTGGTCGCCTCGTCTGCCCGGCAAACCACACCTATGTCGAAGAAGGATCGGATAAAAACCACTTCAGAGCGCACTGTATCTTCTCGGACGACCATGGAAAAACCTGGCAGCTTGGAGGATCTTCGGCCTTCGGAGGGAACGAAAGTTCGATTGCAGAAGCTGGCAACGACCTTCTCTATCAAAGTATCCGAATGCAAAGCCACCGAAAAGGGGTGCGAGGTACCCGCTACAGTCGAGACGGAGGAGAGACATGGACCGAACTCAAGCATGATCAGAACCTTCCCTGCCCGATGTGCCAAGGCGCGGTCATTCGTGACTACTCACAATCCAAGCGCTTGATCCACTCCAACCCAGGCACACGCAACGGCCGCAACGGGATGACCATCCGCATCTCGGATGACGGAGGACAAAGCTGGCCATTGGCCAAAACCATCCTCAACACCTCCTCGGCATACTCTGACATCTCCCTGACCAAAGACGGAGACATTGCCATTCTCTTTGAAGGTGGCCACTACGCTTATTCTCAGGAAGGCATTATCTTCAATATCTACCCCCAAAAAGAAATAAAAGAAAAGCCTGCTGGTCAGAAATAG
- a CDS encoding DEAD/DEAH box helicase, which produces MSVERVVSWLRECYREDRSRTGVHDYFSGKVLHRHLLAGREELATAWMPEVVVSPEYAAKASEHAALYRREQEVVYACLFLCGQHEGRAGCAPFLFYQGCFDPQHPGRFEIDISRWRINPNCLEILDADAESANELLAGGVLDDAVIGSLREWGARHGVDTEALWSWPDLVDAKSLKKAAKGLQLSLLPAAGIGILPRSVSSRGVIDELGGLVKAGESGWSAPLRFMLGGDVLPEHSGSDDFFAVPALLSRSQENILASARVNPVTLCHGPPGTGKSFTIAAIALNHVARGERVLVASHMDHAVDVVQEKIESMIGGEEVTVRAGRRGYLSSLKRFIEACLSGQLTADPVSEAGLARQFSKVKGTMRELLGDERDLEEEWCKALGRGKLMAKSDPNILDRIRRRWTEHVVYRRPLLMELSAHLNDLYVEREQDLGKYIRMQRKHLLHLALQQKEVRKDFKTLLKALRKYRGSEQEAEFRKMDLGSILDVLPVWLVNLSDLHRVLPMEKQLFDVAIIDEASQCDLASVLPVMQRAKRLVIAGDGRQLRHMSFLPRHRQESLAVEAGIKDAEKEQYNYRDVSLMDLASAMVDDSSRIGFLNEHFRSRPGIIDFSNQKFYRGGLQLMRERPWGDQSDALEVRFCEGTRDEATGVNQIEVDAVIDALKSLLVSSSSRTPVKHPSIGVLSPFRNQVEAIRHALGEQLEPNEVNALFHDHDLCLGTAHSFQGEERDVMLLSFAVDPGVGASTLRFVEREDVFNVSITRAKSKQVVFHSLPVTSLPRRGLLADYLNSASVKKVTAPQQAEPDAFTLEVLGELERRGIEVLPMRHVAGVGIDLVLVDGERVMGLDLIGFPGSSFEAVDRHKGKILRRAGFRLFPLGYAEWKSQKAHAISVICYELRHDQRYRMMP; this is translated from the coding sequence ATGTCCGTTGAACGTGTGGTTTCTTGGTTGCGTGAGTGTTATCGTGAAGATCGCTCCCGGACAGGCGTGCATGATTACTTTTCGGGCAAAGTGTTGCACCGTCATTTGCTGGCTGGTCGAGAGGAGTTGGCTACCGCCTGGATGCCGGAAGTGGTGGTATCCCCGGAATATGCGGCAAAGGCATCAGAGCACGCCGCTCTCTACCGTAGAGAGCAGGAGGTGGTTTATGCTTGTTTATTTCTCTGTGGCCAACATGAGGGCCGTGCCGGGTGTGCACCTTTTCTGTTTTATCAAGGGTGCTTTGATCCGCAGCACCCCGGTCGCTTTGAGATCGATATCAGTCGCTGGAGAATCAACCCCAACTGCCTTGAGATCTTGGATGCAGATGCCGAGTCTGCGAATGAACTGCTGGCGGGAGGGGTGTTGGATGATGCTGTGATTGGATCATTGAGGGAGTGGGGGGCGCGTCACGGTGTGGATACAGAAGCTTTGTGGTCGTGGCCTGATCTTGTGGATGCCAAGTCGCTGAAGAAGGCAGCCAAGGGCTTGCAGTTATCGTTGCTTCCAGCAGCAGGGATCGGTATCCTGCCTCGTTCGGTGTCGTCCCGTGGGGTGATTGATGAGTTGGGCGGATTGGTCAAGGCAGGGGAGAGCGGGTGGTCTGCCCCCTTGAGATTCATGCTGGGGGGCGATGTTCTTCCTGAGCACTCGGGCTCTGATGATTTTTTTGCAGTGCCTGCCTTATTGAGTCGGTCACAGGAAAACATCCTGGCTTCGGCCCGGGTGAACCCGGTGACCCTGTGTCATGGCCCTCCCGGAACCGGAAAATCGTTTACGATCGCCGCCATTGCCTTGAACCATGTTGCTCGGGGGGAGAGGGTTCTGGTGGCTTCCCACATGGACCATGCGGTGGATGTGGTTCAGGAAAAAATCGAGTCGATGATTGGTGGCGAGGAGGTGACGGTTCGTGCCGGACGACGCGGGTACCTATCCTCATTGAAACGTTTTATCGAAGCTTGTTTATCCGGGCAATTGACTGCGGACCCCGTGTCGGAGGCCGGTCTGGCCCGGCAGTTTTCCAAGGTCAAGGGGACCATGCGTGAGCTGTTGGGCGATGAGCGTGACTTGGAAGAAGAATGGTGCAAAGCATTGGGGCGGGGGAAGCTGATGGCAAAATCGGACCCCAACATACTTGACCGGATTCGGAGACGTTGGACTGAGCATGTTGTTTATCGGAGGCCGCTTTTGATGGAACTCAGTGCTCATTTGAATGACTTGTATGTCGAGCGTGAGCAGGATTTAGGGAAATACATCAGAATGCAACGAAAGCATTTATTGCATCTGGCATTGCAGCAAAAAGAAGTCCGTAAAGATTTCAAAACCTTACTGAAGGCCCTGCGGAAGTATCGGGGGAGCGAGCAGGAAGCGGAGTTTCGAAAGATGGATCTGGGATCTATTCTCGATGTTTTGCCTGTGTGGTTAGTCAATCTCAGTGACCTGCACCGGGTTCTACCGATGGAGAAGCAGCTCTTTGATGTGGCCATCATTGATGAAGCCAGCCAGTGTGATTTGGCCAGTGTGTTACCCGTTATGCAGCGCGCCAAACGCCTGGTGATCGCCGGCGACGGACGGCAGCTAAGGCACATGTCGTTTCTTCCTCGACACCGACAAGAGTCGTTAGCCGTGGAAGCTGGGATCAAGGATGCTGAGAAGGAGCAATACAATTACCGGGATGTGAGTCTCATGGATCTGGCATCAGCCATGGTAGACGACTCATCTCGGATTGGTTTTCTTAATGAGCACTTCAGGAGTCGACCCGGGATTATTGATTTTAGTAATCAGAAATTTTACCGAGGTGGTTTGCAGTTGATGCGGGAGCGCCCCTGGGGGGATCAAAGTGATGCCCTCGAAGTTCGGTTCTGTGAAGGAACGCGTGATGAGGCAACTGGCGTTAACCAGATTGAGGTCGATGCGGTGATCGACGCATTGAAGTCTTTGTTAGTTTCTTCATCTTCCCGGACTCCAGTCAAGCATCCATCGATCGGGGTGTTGTCTCCGTTTAGAAATCAGGTGGAGGCGATTCGGCATGCACTGGGTGAACAACTCGAACCAAATGAGGTGAATGCCTTGTTTCACGATCATGACCTTTGTCTGGGGACGGCGCATAGCTTTCAAGGAGAGGAACGAGATGTGATGCTTCTTTCCTTTGCTGTTGATCCTGGTGTGGGGGCCTCGACCCTGCGCTTTGTCGAGCGCGAGGATGTTTTTAATGTTTCCATCACCCGCGCGAAGTCGAAGCAAGTGGTCTTTCACTCCCTGCCTGTGACGTCCTTGCCGAGGCGAGGTTTGCTTGCCGATTACCTCAACAGCGCGAGTGTGAAAAAGGTGACGGCCCCACAGCAAGCTGAGCCTGATGCTTTCACCCTGGAGGTGCTAGGTGAGTTGGAGCGTCGCGGGATTGAGGTCTTGCCGATGAGGCATGTTGCCGGAGTGGGGATTGACCTGGTGCTTGTTGATGGAGAGCGGGTGATGGGCTTGGATTTAATCGGCTTCCCGGGGTCAAGTTTTGAAGCGGTGGATAGGCACAAAGGAAAGATTTTGAGGCGTGCCGGGTTCCGCCTGTTTCCGCTCGGGTATGCGGAGTGGAAAAGTCAGAAAGCCCATGCGATCAGCGTGATCTGTTATGAATTGAGACATGATCAACGATACCGCATGATGCCGTAG